The following proteins are encoded in a genomic region of Corallococcus silvisoli:
- the rplT gene encoding 50S ribosomal protein L20 has product MRVKKGFKARRRRNRILKLAKGFRGRRKNCYRRANQAVERALDYATRDRAVRKRNFRSLWIVRINAAARTLGLSYSKLIAGLAKAKIGLDRKVLSDMAIADPAGFAAVANIAKAA; this is encoded by the coding sequence ATGCGCGTCAAAAAGGGATTCAAGGCTCGTCGTCGTCGTAATCGCATTCTCAAGCTCGCCAAGGGCTTCCGCGGCCGTCGCAAGAACTGCTACCGCCGTGCGAACCAGGCCGTCGAGCGCGCCCTGGACTACGCCACCCGCGACCGCGCGGTGCGCAAGCGCAACTTCCGCTCGCTGTGGATCGTCCGCATCAACGCGGCGGCCCGCACGCTGGGCCTCTCGTACTCGAAGCTGATCGCCGGCCTGGCGAAGGCGAAGATCGGCCTGGACCGCAAGGTCCTGTCCGACATGGCCATCGCGGACCCCGCGGGCTTTGCCGCCGTCGCCAACATCGCGAAGGCAGCCTGA